In one window of Posidoniimonas corsicana DNA:
- the topA gene encoding type I DNA topoisomerase, protein MAKKKAANGASGNALVIVESPAKAKTIGKYLGKGFTVEASVGHVRDLPQGAKQIPAKYKGEPWANLGVNVEDNFTPIYVTSPGKSKQIKLLKDQLKKADTLYLATDEDREGEAISWHLLELLKPKVPVHRLVFHEITKDAIQAALATPREVDDGLVRAQETRRILDRLYGYEVSPLLWRKVRPKLSAGRVQSVAVRLIVERERDRMAFVSATWWDLIGTFAKEDGQKLEAAIVSVDGKKIPSGSNFDPMTGKLKKPDMLLLDGPASEALAEKLRTGEFTVTKVEEKPYTTKPYAPFTTSTLQQEANRKLGFTARRTMGAAQSLYENGHITYMRTDSTNLAKVAVEDARNLVASEYGDSFLPAEPRTYSGKVKNAQEAHEAIRPAGHPFPLLSEMRSSLNSDEFKIFELIWKRTVASQMENARGRRIVVTIEGGGCVFQVSGKTIDFPGYLRAYVEGSDDPDAELADQEKALPSVVEGEKLTCVEMLNKDHTTQPPSRYSEAALTKALEEKGIGRPSTYASIIDTIQARNYVFKKGGALVPTWVAFSVIKLLEDHLGGLVDYQFTAEMEDDLDAISRGEKEYLEYLKGFYFGNGKPGLKKQLENKIDDIDPRTISRIKIGDAEGDEVFVRVGKFSPFVEKGERTASLPEELPPDEVKLDYALELLAQAAKADEPLGTCPETGKPVYLKTGRFGPYVQRGTMEDDEKPKNASLLKGMSVDDVDFPTALKLLSLPRELGVHPKLENVITAYNGRYGPYVKCGDETRSLPADVSPLDVTVEQAIELLNQPKARGRGRGAAKPPIKVFDESPVTGTKVQLLEGRYGPYVTDGETNASLPKGADPEELDFNEALNLLAARAAAGGSKKKKAPKKKAAKKKAAKKTTKKAAKKKAAKKE, encoded by the coding sequence ATGGCCAAGAAGAAGGCGGCAAACGGGGCGAGCGGCAACGCGTTGGTGATCGTAGAATCGCCAGCCAAGGCCAAGACAATCGGCAAGTACCTCGGCAAGGGCTTCACGGTCGAGGCCTCGGTAGGCCATGTCCGCGACCTGCCGCAGGGCGCCAAGCAGATCCCTGCCAAGTACAAGGGGGAACCCTGGGCAAACCTGGGGGTCAACGTCGAGGACAACTTCACTCCGATCTACGTCACCTCGCCCGGCAAGTCGAAGCAGATCAAGCTGCTGAAAGACCAGCTGAAGAAGGCCGACACCCTCTACCTCGCGACGGACGAAGACCGCGAAGGGGAGGCCATCAGTTGGCACCTGCTGGAGCTCCTTAAGCCCAAGGTGCCGGTCCACCGCTTGGTGTTCCACGAGATCACCAAGGACGCCATCCAGGCCGCGCTCGCCACGCCCCGCGAGGTTGACGACGGCCTGGTCCGCGCCCAAGAGACCCGCCGCATCCTCGATCGGCTGTACGGCTACGAGGTCTCCCCCCTCTTGTGGCGGAAGGTCCGACCGAAGTTGTCCGCCGGCCGCGTCCAGAGTGTGGCGGTCCGCCTGATCGTCGAGCGGGAACGCGATCGTATGGCGTTCGTGTCCGCAACCTGGTGGGACCTGATCGGCACGTTCGCCAAAGAGGACGGCCAGAAGCTGGAAGCGGCGATCGTCTCGGTGGATGGGAAGAAGATCCCCAGCGGGTCCAACTTCGACCCGATGACGGGCAAGCTGAAGAAGCCGGACATGCTGCTGCTGGACGGCCCGGCGTCCGAAGCCTTGGCGGAGAAGCTCCGCACCGGTGAGTTCACCGTCACGAAGGTCGAGGAGAAGCCGTACACGACCAAGCCGTACGCGCCGTTCACCACCAGCACGCTCCAGCAGGAGGCGAACCGCAAGCTGGGGTTCACCGCCCGTCGCACCATGGGCGCCGCCCAGAGCCTGTACGAGAACGGCCACATCACCTACATGCGTACCGACTCGACCAACCTCGCGAAGGTGGCCGTCGAGGACGCCCGCAACCTGGTGGCGAGCGAGTACGGCGATTCCTTCCTGCCGGCCGAGCCCCGCACCTACAGCGGGAAGGTTAAGAACGCCCAGGAGGCACACGAGGCGATCCGCCCGGCCGGCCACCCGTTCCCGCTGTTGTCGGAGATGCGCAGCTCGCTTAATTCCGACGAATTCAAGATCTTCGAGCTGATCTGGAAGCGGACGGTCGCCAGCCAGATGGAGAACGCCCGCGGGCGGCGGATCGTGGTGACCATTGAGGGCGGCGGCTGCGTCTTTCAGGTGAGCGGCAAGACCATCGACTTTCCCGGTTACCTGCGGGCGTACGTGGAGGGGTCGGACGACCCGGACGCCGAGCTGGCCGACCAGGAGAAGGCCCTGCCGAGCGTGGTCGAGGGCGAGAAGCTGACCTGCGTTGAGATGCTCAACAAGGACCACACCACCCAGCCCCCCAGCCGGTACAGCGAGGCCGCGCTCACCAAGGCGCTGGAAGAGAAGGGCATCGGCCGGCCGTCAACCTACGCGTCGATTATCGACACCATCCAGGCACGCAATTACGTGTTCAAGAAGGGCGGGGCGCTGGTCCCGACCTGGGTCGCGTTCAGCGTGATCAAGCTGCTGGAGGACCACCTGGGCGGGTTGGTCGATTACCAGTTCACCGCCGAGATGGAGGACGACCTCGACGCGATTAGCCGTGGGGAGAAAGAGTACCTGGAGTACCTCAAGGGCTTCTACTTCGGGAACGGCAAGCCCGGCCTGAAGAAGCAGCTTGAGAACAAGATCGACGACATCGATCCCCGCACCATCAGCCGCATCAAGATCGGCGACGCCGAAGGCGACGAGGTGTTTGTGCGGGTGGGCAAGTTCTCGCCGTTCGTCGAGAAGGGCGAACGCACCGCGTCGCTCCCCGAGGAACTGCCGCCCGACGAGGTGAAGCTGGACTACGCGCTTGAGCTGCTCGCCCAGGCGGCCAAGGCGGACGAGCCGCTGGGAACCTGCCCGGAGACCGGTAAGCCGGTCTACCTCAAGACCGGCCGCTTCGGACCTTATGTCCAGCGTGGCACGATGGAGGACGACGAGAAGCCAAAGAACGCCTCGCTGCTCAAGGGGATGAGCGTCGACGACGTCGACTTCCCGACCGCCCTGAAGCTGCTCAGCCTGCCGCGGGAGCTCGGCGTTCACCCCAAGCTCGAGAATGTCATCACCGCCTACAACGGCCGATACGGACCGTACGTTAAGTGTGGCGATGAGACCCGCAGCCTGCCGGCCGACGTGTCGCCGCTGGACGTCACGGTCGAGCAGGCGATCGAACTGCTCAACCAGCCCAAGGCCCGTGGCCGCGGCCGTGGCGCGGCAAAGCCGCCGATCAAGGTGTTCGACGAATCGCCGGTCACCGGGACCAAGGTTCAGCTGCTGGAGGGCCGTTACGGCCCGTACGTCACCGACGGCGAGACCAACGCGTCGCTCCCCAAGGGCGCCGACCCGGAAGAGCTCGACTTCAACGAGGCCCTCAACCTGCTAGCGGCCCGAGCGGCCGCCGGAGGGTCGAAGAAAAAGAAGGCGCCCAAGAAGAAGGCCGCCAAGAAGAAAGCAGCGAAGAAAACGACCAAGAAGGCTGCTAAGAAGAAAGCGGCCAAGAAGGAGTAG
- a CDS encoding trans-sulfuration enzyme family protein: MATTEAIQNKVQEAKSNPEAAKQPQAGLTSQPGASTVAVHAGEARQKPGDSITDPIFCASTYTFTDTQSIINFIEQDQPREEYGRYGNPGEKVVEAKLAALEGAESAVLFSSGMAALVGLLMAKLSQGDEVIFFDECYHRSRQFCKEHLSRFGVVTHEVKTGDYQALEATITPRTRLLVSESPTNPHQSCVDLERFAEIGRQHEVETMIDATLATPYNLRPIEAGVDYVLHSATKYLGGHNDLLAGVVCGSKQQMASIRDLRGVMGAVNGPQNIYLLNRGLKTFELRMQRHNENGLAVARFLEEHPRVQKVYYPGLESHRDHEVAAQTMRGFGGLVTFLVKDADWRATADVVDAAKIFRIAPSLGGAESLIEQPLVMSYYKRTPEERKQFGIPDNMIRLACGLENAEDLIADLGQALG, from the coding sequence ATGGCTACGACGGAAGCGATCCAGAACAAAGTGCAAGAAGCAAAAAGCAATCCCGAAGCCGCCAAGCAACCGCAGGCCGGGCTGACCTCCCAGCCGGGCGCGTCGACCGTCGCGGTGCACGCGGGCGAGGCCCGGCAGAAGCCGGGCGACTCGATCACAGACCCCATCTTCTGCGCGTCGACCTACACGTTCACCGACACGCAGTCGATCATAAACTTCATCGAGCAGGACCAGCCCCGCGAGGAGTACGGCCGCTACGGCAACCCCGGCGAGAAGGTGGTCGAGGCCAAGCTGGCCGCGCTGGAAGGCGCCGAGTCGGCCGTGCTGTTCTCCAGCGGGATGGCGGCGTTGGTCGGGCTGCTGATGGCCAAGCTCAGCCAGGGCGACGAGGTCATCTTCTTCGACGAGTGCTACCACCGCAGCCGACAGTTCTGCAAGGAGCACCTGTCGCGCTTCGGCGTGGTGACCCACGAGGTCAAGACCGGCGACTACCAGGCCCTGGAGGCGACCATCACGCCGCGCACGCGGTTGCTGGTCAGCGAGTCGCCCACCAACCCGCACCAGAGCTGCGTGGACCTGGAGCGGTTCGCCGAGATCGGCCGCCAGCACGAGGTCGAGACCATGATCGACGCCACGCTCGCCACGCCGTACAACCTGCGGCCGATCGAGGCGGGCGTCGACTACGTGCTGCACTCGGCCACAAAGTACCTGGGCGGCCACAACGACCTGCTGGCCGGCGTGGTGTGCGGGTCGAAGCAGCAGATGGCCAGCATCCGCGACCTCCGCGGCGTGATGGGCGCCGTCAACGGCCCGCAGAACATCTACCTGCTGAACCGTGGCCTGAAAACCTTCGAGCTCCGCATGCAGCGGCACAACGAGAACGGCCTGGCCGTGGCGCGGTTCCTGGAGGAGCACCCGCGGGTGCAGAAGGTGTACTACCCCGGACTGGAATCGCACCGCGACCACGAGGTGGCAGCGCAGACGATGCGGGGCTTCGGCGGGCTGGTCACGTTCCTGGTGAAGGACGCCGACTGGCGGGCCACGGCCGACGTGGTCGACGCGGCCAAGATCTTCCGCATCGCCCCCAGCCTGGGCGGCGCCGAGTCGCTGATCGAGCAGCCGCTGGTGATGAGCTACTACAAGCGGACCCCGGAGGAGCGCAAGCAGTTCGGCATCCCAGACAACATGATCCGCCTGGCCTGCGGGCTGGAGAACGCCGAGGATCTGATTGCCGACCTGGGTCAGGCGCTGGGTTAG
- the acpS gene encoding holo-ACP synthase, with protein MIVGIGTDIIETLRIAKMIERHGELFINRVYTEHEISYCSAQKAATQHYAGRWAAKEAVLKALGTGWVRGISWRDIEVFKQPSGAPVVRLQGGARDALERSGIQRIHLSISHCRSHATAYAVAESDD; from the coding sequence ATGATTGTCGGCATCGGCACGGACATCATCGAGACGCTCCGCATCGCCAAGATGATTGAGCGGCACGGCGAGCTGTTCATCAACCGGGTCTACACCGAGCACGAGATCAGCTACTGCAGCGCCCAGAAGGCGGCCACGCAGCACTACGCGGGCCGCTGGGCGGCCAAGGAGGCGGTGCTCAAGGCGCTCGGCACCGGCTGGGTGCGGGGCATCTCGTGGCGGGACATCGAGGTCTTCAAGCAGCCCTCCGGCGCGCCGGTGGTGCGGCTTCAAGGGGGCGCCCGCGACGCACTGGAGCGGTCCGGCATCCAGCGGATCCACCTCAGCATCAGCCACTGCCGCAGCCACGCCACGGCCTACGCCGTGGCGGAGAGCGACGACTGA
- a CDS encoding DUF1593 domain-containing protein has protein sequence MPILAILLATAACGGCATQVAQAADAAPDGARHRVLVSTDIGGTDPDDFQSMVHLLVYADLFEIEGLVASPYGPGRKQDLLRVIDAYEQDYPCLARHSERYPTADTLRAVCKQGATELPGASGLGEPTEGSRWIIESARRDDPRPLHVLVWGGLEDLAQALHDAPDILPKLRVYFIGGPNKKWSVNAYNYIEQRHPELWMIEANATYRGWFTGGDQQGEWDNRRFVASHVAGHGALGALFVDAKDDLKMGDTPSVARLLHGVPDDPAAPGWGGSYVRIWDGRKTVFHGLPTRDAQSEAFGVTEFVLHTPDGYLPEHHTQMTFSGGRPPSPGVVEEGGLRFRFSPRDAKVWDVKVQSDHAALDGLTAQFEATPASAARTRSVSTRHPNWWIDDPDPAQAVGVHPGAKSVSRWRKDFLADFAERMDRCRP, from the coding sequence ATGCCAATCTTGGCAATCCTATTGGCAACCGCTGCTTGCGGCGGCTGCGCTACCCAGGTCGCCCAGGCAGCCGACGCCGCACCCGACGGCGCCCGCCACCGGGTGCTGGTCTCGACCGACATCGGCGGCACCGACCCGGACGACTTCCAGTCGATGGTCCACCTGCTGGTCTACGCGGACCTGTTCGAAATAGAGGGGCTGGTCGCCTCGCCCTACGGCCCTGGTCGGAAGCAGGACCTGCTGCGGGTGATCGACGCCTACGAACAGGACTACCCGTGCCTGGCCCGCCACTCCGAGCGTTACCCCACCGCCGACACGCTCCGCGCGGTCTGCAAGCAGGGCGCTACGGAGCTGCCGGGCGCCTCGGGGCTTGGCGAGCCGACCGAGGGCTCGCGGTGGATCATCGAGTCCGCCCGGCGGGACGACCCGCGTCCGCTGCACGTATTGGTGTGGGGCGGTCTGGAGGACCTGGCCCAGGCCCTGCATGACGCGCCGGACATCCTCCCCAAGCTGCGGGTCTACTTCATCGGCGGGCCCAACAAGAAGTGGAGCGTGAACGCGTACAACTACATCGAGCAGCGCCACCCCGAACTGTGGATGATCGAGGCCAACGCCACCTACCGCGGCTGGTTCACCGGCGGCGATCAGCAGGGCGAGTGGGACAACCGCCGGTTCGTCGCCAGTCACGTCGCCGGTCACGGCGCGTTGGGGGCGTTGTTCGTCGACGCCAAGGACGACCTCAAGATGGGCGACACGCCGTCGGTCGCTCGGCTGCTGCACGGCGTGCCGGACGACCCGGCCGCGCCGGGCTGGGGCGGCAGCTACGTGCGGATCTGGGATGGAAGGAAGACCGTTTTTCATGGGCTCCCCACCCGCGATGCCCAGTCCGAGGCGTTTGGCGTAACCGAGTTCGTGCTGCACACCCCGGACGGCTACCTGCCCGAGCACCACACGCAAATGACGTTCTCGGGCGGCCGGCCGCCGTCGCCGGGCGTGGTGGAGGAGGGGGGACTCCGCTTCCGCTTTTCGCCGCGCGACGCCAAGGTGTGGGACGTCAAGGTCCAGAGCGATCACGCCGCGCTCGACGGTCTGACCGCACAGTTTGAAGCGACGCCGGCGTCGGCAGCGCGGACCCGTAGCGTTTCGACGCGGCATCCCAACTGGTGGATCGACGACCCCGACCCGGCCCAGGCGGTCGGCGTGCACCCCGGCGCGAAGTCGGTGAGCCGCTGGCGGAAGGACTTTTTAGCCGACTTCGCCGAGCGTATGGACCGCTGCCGGCCCTAG